From the Cryptomeria japonica chromosome 2, Sugi_1.0, whole genome shotgun sequence genome, one window contains:
- the LOC131873728 gene encoding disease resistance protein ADR2-like: protein MASKDIPSQALDQDPPVQAPDHEPHIDDIDPPHQDPPDSDLIQDEVRKVVKFLQSAKVHLDTPKCFGLDWRVEHVRRLLNLADREKKIVKVGIHGMPGIGKTTLAKVVCKEVFYSQFEMHCFVLNVGERCQLENGLVELQIYMLQEVSRFMPKEDSQVGVEVEHIDRGKYLLQECLRGKRVLLLLDDIQSVEQLEALGGNFTDFGAGSRLLITSQNQQILKVANVDGMYKVRIQIPRVP, encoded by the exons ATGGCGTCCAAGGACATACCTTCACAGGCtcttgatcaggatccacctgtgcAGGCTCCTGATCATGAGCCACATattgatgatatagatcctccacatCAAGATCCCCC GGACAGCGATTTGATTCAAGATGAAGTGAGGAAGGTAGTGAAATTCTTACAGTCAGCTAAGGTTCATTTAGATACTCCGAAATGCTTTGGTTTAGACTGGCGCGTGGAGCATGTCAGGAGATTGCTCAACTTAGCGGATCGTGAGAAGAAGATTGTGAAAGTGGGTATACATGGGATGCCCGGTATTGGTAAAACCACTCTGGCCAAGGTTGTTTGCAAAGAAGTCTTCTACAGTCAGTTTGAAATGCATTGTTTTGTACTTAATGTGGGAGAAAGATGTCAGCTGGAAAATGGGCTCGTAGAGCTGCAAATCTATATGCTCCAAGAGGTTTCCCGATTCATGCCCAAAGAAGATTCCCAAGTCGGAGTCGAAGTAGAACATATTGATCGAGGTAAATATCTGCTACAAGAGTGTCTCAGGGGTAAGAGAGTTCTTCTCCTCCTTGATGACATTCAAAGTGTCGAGCAGCTGGAAGCTCTTGGGGGAAATTTCACTGACTTCGGGGCAGGCAGTCGTTTGCTCATTACATCTCAGAATCAACAAATTCTAAAAGTGGCGAACGTTGATGGAATGTACAAGGTAAGGATTCAAATTCCACGCGTTCCCTAA
- the LOC131064843 gene encoding disease resistance protein RPV1-like has translation MADKLRDEPYIQKKLRASYDTLDSFEKEMFLDVACFLTGREKEIAMIFWAELNRSVHASLRHLLQKSLVNLGSSNDFLMNRCLQDLGTTVASEISTEPHKRTRLFDEDDVHHMLRRHWEKAKKVHYLRYEPKERKTMKADMFKQLYNLRLLWLSNVEIKGHFAEATCFDELIWLRLTRCSLTRLPPGMNLNKLVILEVTDSQITQLWDEKTEEYSNIWPEKLKVLILRECGSLETLPATIIYTQLQILDLHNCHSLRSLPNNLANNVGNFHSLVSLNMKGCGVSCLPGDFGMLSSLEELDLSWCKNLCDLPASFGNLTRLEKLQIHHNSNLRELPTTIGGLESLAYLDAGYCQLCENGLPAGLFELSSLRIINFEHNRFCSLPGSFQKLSGL, from the exons ATGGCAGACAAGTTAAGGGATGAGCCTTATATACAAAAGAAACTCAGAGCCTCCTACGATACCCTGGATTCCTTTGAAAAGGAAATGTTTCTAGATGTTGCTTGTTTTCTTACAGGAAGGGAGAAAGAAATTGCTATGATCTTTTGGGCAGAGCTGAATCGGAGTGTTCATGCTTCTCTCAGACATCTCTTGCAAAAGTCTTTGGTCAACTTGGGTTCTAGTAACGACTTTCTGATGAATCGGTGCCTCCAAGATTTGGGAACTACTGTAGCAAGTGAAATTTCTACAGAGCCCCATAAACGCACAAGACTATTCGATGAGGACGATGTGCACCATATGTTACGCCGACACTGG GAAAAGGCCAAAAAAGTTCATTATCTTCGCTACGAGCCCAAGGAAAGGAAGACAATGAAGGCAGACATGTTCAAGCAGCTGTACAACTTGAGGTTGCTCTGGCTTTCAAATGTTGAGATAAAGGGACACTTTGCTGAGGCAACCTGCTTCGATGAATTGATATGGCTAAGATTGACGAGATGTTCGTTAACACGGCTACCTCCAGGAATGAACCTGAACAAGCTTGTTATTCTGGAGGTAACCGATAGTCAGATAACTCAGCTTTGGGACGAAAAAACAGAAGAATATTCAAAC ATATGGCCGGAGAAACTTAAAGTGCTTATTTTGAGAGAATGCGGGTCCCTGGAAACACTTCCTGCTACAATAATCTATACCCAGTTGCAGATTCTGGACTTGCACAATTGCCATTCACTCAGAAGCCTGCCCAATAATTTGGCCAATAATGTGGGAAACTTCCACAGCTTAGTTTCTCTCAACATGAAAGGCTGTGGTGTTTCTTGTTTGCCTGGGGATTTCGGTATGCTTTCAAGTCTGGAAGAATTGGATCTATCTTGGTGTAAGAATTTATGCGACCTTCCTGCTAGTTTTGGCAATTTGACTCGGTTGGAAAAACTACAAATTCACCACAATTCAAATCTTAGAGAGCTACCGACCACCATTGGTGGCCTAGAAAGTTTGGCTTATCTGGATGCCGGCTACTGCCAACTGTGTGAAAATGGACTCCCAGCCGGACTATTCGAATTGTCTTCTTTAAGAATCATCAACTTTGAGCATAATAGATTTTGCAGTCTTCCCGGCAGCTTCCAAAAGTTGAGTGGACTTTAG